Proteins encoded in a region of the Rutidosis leptorrhynchoides isolate AG116_Rl617_1_P2 chromosome 9, CSIRO_AGI_Rlap_v1, whole genome shotgun sequence genome:
- the LOC139868646 gene encoding uncharacterized protein, translating to MRALLKDLNTLTDPITGEILILYLDVFKEAISSVLVTERGDTQMHVYFFSKALSGSELNYLPISGRLSKWVIELDEHEIAYCARSAIKGRVMAGYLAEIAADMPPICDPEKLLAPSSELWELFTDGASSSEGTGAGLVLTGPHQEEHTYALRFNFKVTNNEAEYEALLAGMRMAKELGVKMLQDYVDS from the exons ATGAGAGCGCTCCTCAAAGATCTCAATACACTAACGGATCCCATAACAGGTGAAATCCTGATACTTTACCTTGATGTTTTTAAAGAAGCTATTAGCTCAGTCCTTGTCACTGAACGAGGAGACACTCAAATGCATGTATACTTTTTTAGCAAAGCACTGTCGGGAAGTGAGCTAAATTACCTCCCG ATATCTGGGAGATTGTCCAAGTGGGTAATAGAGTTGGACGAACATGAAATTGCATACTGCGCTAGGAGCGCAATTAAAGGACGGGTGATGGCTGGCTATCTAGCCGAAATAGCTGCTGATATGCCCCCAATTTGCGACCCCGAAAAACTTCTTGCACCCTCTTCGGAACTGTGGGAATTATTCACAGATGGCGCATCAAGCTCCGAAGGCACTGGGGCAGGATTAGTTCTTACGGGACCGCACCAAGAAGAACATACGTATGCGCTACGATTTAATTTCAAAGTAACGAACAATGAAGCAGAATACGAAGCGCTACTAGCAGGAATGCGAATGGCCAAGGAGTTAGGAGTAAAAATGTTGCAAGATTACGTGGACTCGTAG